Proteins encoded by one window of Erythrobacter sp.:
- a CDS encoding c-type cytochrome, with the protein MRNILRFSAAPALALVLAACGGDAEEADAPADAAGETAETPLAEGAVAPVGADSAAATGTEAEATGEAGEPTPTPSVSASASAAPTPRPTPTPTRVAVAATPPAAFATCGVCHSVAPGQNGIGPSLAGVVGRRAGSVAGANYSPAMQAANLTWTEANLERYLADPGAVVPGTTMPNPGANPAARQAIIDYLKTL; encoded by the coding sequence ATGCGCAATATTCTCCGGTTTTCGGCAGCTCCGGCTCTCGCACTCGTGCTCGCCGCCTGCGGTGGCGATGCCGAAGAGGCAGACGCACCCGCCGATGCAGCGGGCGAGACTGCCGAGACTCCGCTAGCCGAAGGCGCTGTTGCACCTGTGGGTGCTGACAGTGCTGCTGCAACCGGGACCGAGGCCGAAGCCACGGGCGAAGCGGGCGAACCCACCCCGACTCCTTCGGTCTCCGCTTCAGCTTCTGCCGCGCCGACACCCCGGCCAACGCCGACCCCGACGCGCGTGGCTGTCGCTGCAACGCCCCCCGCTGCCTTCGCCACCTGCGGCGTGTGCCATTCGGTCGCGCCGGGGCAGAACGGCATCGGCCCTTCGCTGGCAGGCGTGGTCGGCCGCCGCGCAGGCAGCGTCGCGGGCGCGAACTACTCGCCAGCGATGCAGGCCGCGAACCTCACCTGGACCGAAGCCAACCTCGAGCGTTACCTCGCCGATCCCGGGGCAGTGGTCCCTGGCACCACCATGCCCAATCCCGGCGCAAATCCCGCAGCGCGGCAGGCGATCATCGACTATCTGAAAACGCTGTAG
- the groL gene encoding chaperonin GroEL (60 kDa chaperone family; promotes refolding of misfolded polypeptides especially under stressful conditions; forms two stacked rings of heptamers to form a barrel-shaped 14mer; ends can be capped by GroES; misfolded proteins enter the barrel where they are refolded when GroES binds), whose protein sequence is MAAKDVKFGRDARERILRGVDILANAVKVTLGPKGRNVVLDKSFGAPRITKDGVTVAKDIELKDKFENMGAQMLREVASKANDAAGDGTTTATVLAQAIVREGMTAVAAGMNPMDLKRGIDLAVTKVVADLVARSKEVSGSSEIAQVGIISANGDREVGEKIAEAMEKVGKEGVITVEEAKGLEFELDVVEGMQFDRGYLSPYFVTNPEKMTVELENPYILIHEKKLSNLQAMLPVLEAVVQAGRPLLIIAEDIEGEALATLVVNKLRGGLKVAAVKAPGFGDRRKAMLQDIAILTNGEMISEDLGIKLENVGLTMLGEAKRVTIDKDNTTIVDGAGDAEGIKARVEQIRAQIDTTSSDYDKEKLQERLAKLAGGVAVIKVGGASEVEVKERKDRVDDALHATRAAVEEGIVPGGGTALLYATKALEGLTGANNDQTRGIEIVRQAILAPVRQIATNAGHDGAVVSGNLLREGDETMGFNAATDVYENLVAAGVIDPTKVVRIALQDAASVAGLLITTEAAISDVPEDKPAGGGMPDMGGMGGMGGMGF, encoded by the coding sequence ATGGCTGCCAAGGACGTAAAGTTCGGCCGTGACGCCCGCGAACGCATTCTGCGCGGCGTCGACATCCTCGCCAACGCGGTGAAGGTCACGCTCGGCCCCAAGGGCCGCAATGTCGTGCTCGACAAGAGCTTCGGCGCACCCCGCATCACCAAGGACGGCGTCACCGTCGCCAAGGATATCGAACTGAAGGACAAGTTCGAGAACATGGGCGCGCAGATGCTGCGCGAAGTCGCCAGCAAGGCGAATGATGCAGCAGGGGACGGCACCACCACTGCCACCGTGCTGGCCCAGGCCATCGTGCGCGAAGGCATGACTGCCGTTGCCGCGGGCATGAACCCGATGGATCTGAAGCGCGGCATCGATCTCGCCGTGACCAAGGTGGTTGCGGATCTCGTCGCGCGTTCGAAGGAAGTCTCCGGCTCGTCCGAAATCGCCCAGGTCGGGATCATCTCGGCCAATGGCGACCGCGAAGTCGGCGAAAAGATTGCCGAAGCGATGGAAAAGGTCGGCAAAGAAGGCGTGATCACCGTGGAAGAGGCCAAGGGCCTCGAATTCGAACTCGATGTCGTCGAAGGCATGCAGTTCGATCGCGGCTATCTCTCGCCCTACTTCGTCACCAATCCGGAGAAGATGACGGTCGAGCTGGAAAACCCTTACATCCTGATCCACGAAAAGAAGCTCTCGAACCTGCAGGCCATGCTGCCAGTGCTCGAAGCCGTGGTGCAGGCCGGACGTCCGCTGCTGATCATCGCCGAAGACATTGAAGGCGAGGCGCTGGCCACCCTGGTGGTAAACAAGCTGCGCGGCGGCCTCAAGGTTGCAGCGGTCAAGGCTCCCGGTTTCGGCGATCGTCGCAAGGCGATGCTGCAGGACATCGCGATCCTCACCAACGGCGAGATGATTTCCGAAGACCTCGGCATCAAGCTGGAGAACGTCGGCCTGACCATGCTGGGTGAAGCCAAGCGCGTTACCATCGACAAGGACAACACCACCATCGTCGACGGTGCTGGCGATGCCGAAGGCATCAAGGCCCGCGTCGAGCAGATCCGTGCGCAGATCGACACCACCAGCTCGGACTACGACAAGGAAAAACTGCAGGAACGCCTGGCGAAGCTGGCCGGCGGTGTTGCGGTGATCAAGGTCGGCGGGGCTTCGGAAGTCGAAGTGAAGGAACGCAAGGACCGCGTCGACGATGCGCTCCACGCTACCCGCGCGGCAGTGGAAGAAGGGATCGTCCCCGGTGGCGGTACTGCGCTGCTCTACGCCACCAAGGCTCTCGAAGGCCTGACCGGTGCGAACAACGACCAGACCCGCGGTATCGAGATCGTCCGTCAGGCGATCCTCGCCCCGGTGCGCCAGATTGCCACCAACGCCGGCCATGACGGCGCGGTGGTTTCGGGCAACCTGCTGCGCGAAGGCGACGAGACGATGGGCTTCAACGCCGCGACCGACGTGTACGAAAACCTCGTCGCGGCGGGCGTGATCGATCCGACCAAGGTGGTGCGCATTGCGCTGCAGGATGCGGCCTCGGTCGCCGGCCTGCTGATCACCACCGAAGCGGCGATCAGCGACGTTCCGGAAGACAAGCCCGCCGGTGGCGGCATGCCCGACATGGGCGGAATGGGCGGCATGGGCGGCATGGGCTTCTAA
- a CDS encoding copper resistance system multicopper oxidase: protein MTHFNPLRAPLSRRSLIAGGSLLAAAGLSVPGWAKGQSLTHARNGFGELSGNTIDLMIADHHFTTGGRSGHAYAVNGSVPGPLIRLREGQDVVLNVTNLLTEDSSIHWHGLLLPFQFDGVPGVSFPGIRPGETFQYRFPVRQSGTYWWHSHSGLQEQAGHYGPIVIDSEHAHHMPDPRYDRDLVVLLSEFTPRHPHEIARMLAVGEHYFNRQMQTVTDGSMSLEDRLMWGAMRMNPRDISDVTGATYTYLVNGHGPADDLEFAFRAGERIRLRIINGSAMTFFNVRIPGVPMTVIAADGQDVDPVEVDEFQIGTAETYDVIVTPPDGSHAFVAEAMDRSGMGIASLTSHPGRRATPPPLREPVTLTMMDMGMGGMDHGAGHGGGHGSGHGASNDGVDHAAMGHAMPDGEAAPMDHSMRDTSLLPDSVEVGPGVDMVAPMPVDRMDFPGLGLDTVTHRVLRYTDLKAARTNPHRMPERQLEIHLTGNMERYMWSFDGQQFSAVTDDPIRFGFDERVRVKLVNDTMMAHPIHLHGHFFELVNGAGMMNQPLKHTLVVQPGGTATFDLTANEPGDWAFHCHLLYHMHAGMMQVVTVRPFPGGDA from the coding sequence ATGACACATTTCAACCCTCTTCGCGCGCCGCTTTCCCGCCGCTCGCTGATCGCCGGTGGTTCGCTGCTCGCTGCTGCCGGTCTGTCCGTGCCTGGCTGGGCCAAGGGCCAGTCCCTCACCCACGCACGCAACGGCTTCGGCGAACTGTCGGGCAATACGATCGACCTGATGATTGCCGATCACCACTTCACCACCGGCGGCCGCAGCGGCCATGCCTATGCGGTGAACGGCTCGGTGCCCGGACCGCTGATCCGCCTGCGCGAGGGGCAGGACGTGGTGCTCAACGTCACCAACCTGCTGACGGAGGATAGCTCGATCCACTGGCACGGGCTGCTGCTGCCGTTCCAGTTCGACGGCGTGCCTGGCGTCAGCTTCCCCGGCATCAGGCCCGGCGAGACCTTCCAGTACCGCTTCCCCGTCCGCCAGAGCGGCACCTACTGGTGGCACAGCCATTCAGGCCTGCAGGAACAGGCAGGGCACTACGGCCCGATCGTGATCGATTCCGAGCACGCCCACCACATGCCCGACCCGCGCTACGACCGCGACCTGGTGGTGCTGCTGAGCGAATTCACCCCGCGCCACCCGCACGAGATTGCGCGGATGCTGGCGGTGGGCGAGCATTACTTCAACCGCCAGATGCAGACGGTGACCGATGGTTCGATGAGCCTTGAGGACCGGCTGATGTGGGGCGCGATGCGGATGAACCCGCGCGACATTTCGGATGTGACCGGGGCGACCTATACCTACCTGGTCAACGGCCACGGCCCGGCGGACGATCTCGAATTCGCCTTCCGCGCGGGCGAGCGCATTCGCCTGCGGATCATCAACGGTTCGGCGATGACTTTCTTCAACGTCCGCATTCCCGGCGTGCCGATGACGGTGATCGCAGCGGACGGGCAGGATGTCGATCCGGTCGAGGTCGATGAATTCCAGATCGGCACCGCCGAGACCTACGATGTCATCGTCACCCCGCCCGATGGCAGCCATGCCTTCGTGGCCGAAGCGATGGATCGTTCGGGAATGGGTATCGCCAGCCTCACCTCGCATCCAGGCCGCCGCGCCACTCCGCCGCCACTGCGCGAGCCGGTCACGCTGACCATGATGGACATGGGAATGGGCGGAATGGACCACGGCGCCGGGCATGGGGGCGGGCACGGGAGCGGGCACGGGGCTTCTAATGACGGCGTGGATCACGCCGCGATGGGCCATGCCATGCCCGACGGCGAAGCTGCGCCGATGGACCATTCGATGCGCGATACCTCGCTGCTTCCCGACAGCGTCGAAGTCGGACCGGGCGTAGACATGGTCGCGCCGATGCCGGTGGACCGGATGGACTTTCCCGGCCTCGGCCTCGACACCGTCACTCACCGGGTGCTGCGCTACACCGACCTGAAGGCCGCCCGCACCAATCCGCACCGGATGCCCGAGCGGCAACTCGAAATCCATCTGACCGGCAATATGGAACGCTACATGTGGTCGTTCGACGGCCAGCAGTTCAGCGCCGTCACCGACGATCCGATCCGCTTCGGCTTCGACGAGCGGGTGCGGGTGAAGCTCGTCAACGATACGATGATGGCGCACCCGATCCACCTGCACGGGCATTTCTTCGAGCTGGTCAACGGCGCGGGGATGATGAACCAGCCGTTGAAGCACACGCTGGTGGTGCAGCCCGGCGGCACGGCGACATTCGATCTCACCGCCAACGAACCGGGCGACTGGGCCTTCCACTGCCACCTGCTCTATCACATGCACGCCGGGATGATGCAGGTGGTGACGGTGCGACCCTTCCCCGGAGGTGACGCATGA
- a CDS encoding glutaredoxin, whose protein sequence is MTDKTATLYRMVMPDHLCPSGLKAKWLLESEGYTIEDHPLTNRAEVDAFKAEHKVDTTPQAWIGDKRIGGYTDLRAHFGRHVAQKGETSYTPVIALFAMTALMALGAAWVTTGQAVSVLSAEWFVSFSMCALAFLKLRDVEAFSTMFLNYDLLARRWVPYGYIYPFAEGLAGVLMTAKLLPWLSIPVALLIGGIGTVSVFKAVYIDKRELKCACVGGDSNVPLGFVSLSENLFMVGMALWMLVGHSAM, encoded by the coding sequence ATGACCGACAAGACAGCAACTCTCTATCGGATGGTCATGCCCGATCACCTGTGCCCGTCCGGGCTGAAGGCCAAGTGGCTGCTCGAAAGCGAAGGCTACACCATCGAAGATCACCCGCTGACCAACCGGGCCGAAGTGGACGCCTTCAAGGCCGAACACAAGGTCGACACCACGCCGCAGGCGTGGATCGGCGACAAGCGCATCGGCGGCTACACCGACCTGCGCGCACATTTCGGCAGGCACGTCGCGCAGAAGGGCGAGACGAGCTACACCCCGGTGATCGCGCTGTTCGCGATGACCGCGCTGATGGCGCTGGGTGCGGCATGGGTCACGACCGGGCAAGCCGTGTCGGTCCTCAGTGCCGAATGGTTCGTCAGCTTTTCGATGTGTGCTCTCGCTTTCCTCAAGCTGCGCGATGTCGAAGCCTTTTCGACCATGTTCCTCAATTACGACTTGCTCGCCCGGCGCTGGGTGCCCTACGGCTATATCTATCCCTTCGCCGAGGGGCTGGCAGGGGTGCTGATGACCGCCAAGCTGCTGCCGTGGCTCTCGATTCCGGTGGCGCTGCTCATCGGCGGGATCGGCACGGTGAGCGTGTTCAAGGCCGTCTATATCGACAAACGCGAGCTGAAATGCGCCTGTGTCGGCGGCGACAGCAACGTTCCGCTGGGCTTCGTCTCGCTATCGGAAAACCTGTTCATGGTCGGCATGGCGCTGTGGATGCTGGTGGGGCATTCAGCGATGTAA
- a CDS encoding metal-sensitive transcriptional regulator — MPSTDSKQTVNRLNRIAGQVQGVARMIEGERYCIDVLTQLQAIKSALAKVETAVLKQHAASCVAQAIASGDEAEQRVKFTELVELFEKARK; from the coding sequence ATGCCGTCAACCGATAGCAAGCAGACCGTCAACCGGCTCAACCGCATTGCCGGGCAGGTGCAGGGGGTCGCCCGGATGATCGAGGGCGAGCGTTACTGCATCGACGTGCTGACCCAGTTGCAGGCGATCAAGTCGGCGCTCGCCAAGGTTGAAACCGCAGTGCTGAAACAGCACGCCGCCTCCTGCGTCGCCCAGGCCATCGCATCGGGTGACGAGGCCGAGCAGCGGGTGAAATTCACCGAATTGGTCGAACTGTTCGAAAAGGCAAGGAAATGA
- a CDS encoding BLUF domain-containing protein, producing MKQLIYYSRPFGFDEAMLTGILMQARRNNKRDGITGALICRHDMYLQLIEGPDAAIDALYAKITEDDRHGEVRLALSSEVDQRMFPDWEMLDDTAPTMAFSEEGVENGAIEQATTDALRAVFERIVAKVRR from the coding sequence GTGAAGCAGCTGATCTACTATTCGCGCCCGTTCGGCTTCGACGAGGCCATGCTCACCGGCATCCTGATGCAGGCGCGGCGCAACAACAAGCGCGACGGCATCACCGGCGCGCTGATCTGCCGCCACGACATGTACCTGCAACTGATCGAAGGCCCGGACGCCGCGATCGACGCGCTCTATGCGAAGATCACCGAGGACGACCGCCACGGCGAGGTGCGGCTGGCGCTGTCTTCCGAAGTCGATCAGCGGATGTTCCCCGATTGGGAAATGCTCGACGACACTGCGCCAACGATGGCCTTTTCGGAGGAGGGCGTCGAGAACGGCGCGATCGAGCAGGCGACGACCGATGCTTTGCGCGCCGTGTTCGAGCGTATAGTAGCCAAGGTTCGCAGGTGA
- a CDS encoding MATE family efflux transporter yields the protein MRPVAHPPTPGWKVETRETFRIAGPLALANLLQMLTYAIDVIFIARLGADELAASALAVALFGLVLWSLQSLTGAVAPIMAAELGARGPALRPVRRTVRMGIWLALIVGLFGMGICAMLGPLMRWTGQDPAIAALAASYMQVLLWSAPLMIVAAVQRNFVATLGRPLFATAITALGIGVNALGNWMFIFGNLGAPELGLPGAAVATFITSAAIVGMYALAIRFDARLHRYHIMGYFWRPDWARLREIVRIGTPIAITVLAEAGVFGAAAFLMGRIGGLELAAHTLALNLAAFAFQVPFGVGQAATIRVGYFFGARDPLGVARAGWTGIVLGTGFMAVTAVAMILVPHPLLALYIDPWAPENAQLVSVATGFLVIAAAFQLSDGVQAVAAGALRGLKDTQMPMWIAIFSYWVPGFGLAAGLGLATPLGGTGVWIGLATGLTFAAGLLLWRWHLREKLELTAHPV from the coding sequence ATGCGCCCTGTCGCCCACCCTCCCACGCCCGGCTGGAAAGTCGAGACGCGCGAAACCTTCCGCATCGCCGGGCCGCTGGCGCTCGCCAACCTGTTGCAAATGCTCACCTATGCGATCGACGTGATCTTCATCGCGCGGCTGGGAGCGGACGAGCTGGCGGCATCGGCCTTGGCGGTGGCGCTGTTCGGGCTGGTGCTGTGGTCGTTGCAAAGCCTGACCGGGGCGGTCGCGCCAATCATGGCGGCGGAACTGGGCGCACGCGGACCGGCGCTGCGCCCGGTGCGTCGCACGGTACGGATGGGAATCTGGCTGGCGCTGATCGTCGGCCTCTTCGGCATGGGTATCTGCGCCATGCTCGGCCCGCTGATGCGCTGGACCGGGCAGGACCCGGCAATTGCCGCGCTCGCCGCCAGCTACATGCAGGTGCTGCTGTGGAGCGCGCCGCTGATGATCGTCGCCGCCGTGCAGCGCAATTTCGTCGCCACTCTGGGCCGTCCGCTGTTCGCCACGGCAATCACCGCACTCGGCATCGGGGTGAATGCGCTGGGCAACTGGATGTTCATTTTCGGCAACTTGGGTGCGCCGGAGCTGGGCCTGCCGGGTGCAGCGGTGGCGACTTTCATCACCTCCGCGGCCATTGTCGGCATGTATGCGCTGGCGATCCGTTTCGATGCCCGGCTGCATCGCTATCACATCATGGGCTACTTCTGGCGGCCCGACTGGGCGCGCCTGCGCGAGATCGTCCGCATCGGCACGCCGATCGCGATCACCGTGCTGGCGGAAGCGGGGGTGTTCGGCGCGGCGGCATTCCTGATGGGGCGGATCGGCGGGCTGGAACTGGCGGCGCATACGCTGGCGCTCAATCTCGCCGCCTTCGCCTTCCAGGTGCCCTTCGGCGTCGGGCAGGCGGCGACCATTCGCGTGGGCTATTTCTTCGGCGCGCGCGATCCTTTGGGCGTGGCGCGCGCGGGCTGGACGGGGATCGTGCTCGGCACCGGGTTCATGGCGGTGACGGCCGTGGCGATGATCCTGGTGCCGCACCCGCTGCTGGCGCTCTACATCGACCCGTGGGCGCCGGAGAACGCGCAACTGGTCTCGGTGGCGACCGGCTTCCTCGTCATCGCTGCCGCGTTCCAGCTTTCGGACGGGGTGCAGGCGGTGGCGGCGGGCGCGCTGCGCGGGCTGAAAGATACGCAGATGCCGATGTGGATCGCAATCTTTTCCTACTGGGTGCCCGGCTTCGGCCTCGCTGCCGGGCTGGGGTTGGCCACTCCCTTGGGCGGCACAGGTGTGTGGATCGGATTGGCAACGGGCTTAACCTTCGCCGCAGGGCTGCTGTTGTGGCGCTGGCACTTACGCGAAAAGCTGGAGCTGACGGCGCATCCGGTATGA
- a CDS encoding acyloxyacyl hydrolase — protein MPSKFMRPAAIVAAIALPACIPAVAQAQELFGGVYAHAVDTPFTLETTETGSVDIAGGVRFGGIDALDFVGSPEPYLIASLNLSGDTSFAGAGVSWTIGKGPVYVRPGIGLVVHDGPEFRVNPESGFRTDLGSRVLFEPEIGVGYRIGERASVEAHWMHISQGQIFDGDQNPGIDMIGLRVNYRM, from the coding sequence ATGCCCAGCAAATTCATGCGCCCTGCGGCCATTGTCGCCGCCATCGCCCTGCCTGCCTGCATCCCTGCCGTGGCCCAGGCGCAGGAACTGTTCGGCGGGGTCTATGCCCATGCCGTTGATACACCGTTCACGCTGGAAACCACCGAGACCGGATCGGTCGATATTGCAGGCGGGGTGCGCTTCGGCGGGATCGATGCGCTCGATTTCGTCGGCTCGCCCGAACCCTATCTGATCGCCTCGCTCAACCTTTCGGGCGATACGTCGTTTGCCGGGGCCGGGGTCAGCTGGACCATCGGCAAAGGCCCGGTCTATGTCCGCCCCGGCATCGGGCTGGTGGTGCATGACGGGCCGGAATTCCGCGTGAACCCCGAAAGCGGCTTCCGCACCGATCTCGGCAGCCGCGTGCTGTTCGAACCCGAAATCGGTGTCGGCTATCGCATCGGCGAGCGCGCTTCGGTGGAAGCACACTGGATGCACATCAGCCAGGGACAGATCTTCGATGGTGACCAGAACCCGGGGATCGACATGATCGGGCTGCGGGTGAATTACCGGATGTAG
- the groES gene encoding co-chaperone GroES, with protein sequence MAFRPLHDRVLVRRIEAEEKTAGGIIIPDNAKEKPSEGEVVAVGDGTRDEDGDRIALDVKVGDRVLFGKWSGTEVKLDGEDLLIMKESDIMGVIG encoded by the coding sequence ATGGCATTCCGTCCGCTGCACGACCGTGTACTGGTCCGTCGCATTGAAGCCGAAGAAAAAACCGCCGGCGGCATTATCATCCCCGATAACGCCAAGGAAAAGCCCAGCGAAGGCGAAGTCGTCGCGGTTGGCGATGGCACCCGTGACGAAGACGGCGATCGTATCGCGCTCGACGTCAAGGTCGGCGATCGCGTGCTGTTTGGCAAGTGGTCCGGCACCGAGGTCAAGCTCGATGGCGAAGACCTGCTGATCATGAAGGAAAGCGACATCATGGGCGTGATCGGCTGA